Genomic segment of Panicum virgatum strain AP13 chromosome 2K, P.virgatum_v5, whole genome shotgun sequence:
TAAAGGAGGTAAAGCAAATATGCTGGTAAAATCcttctcaaagaaaaaaaaatccagatTTTGCAAAAAAGTTGAAGAGTAAAATACGTTTCATGCACAATTAATGGATTAGAATAACAACAATTATCCTTAAAAGAATAAGCGCATGTTTCAATGTTACAGTATTCAAAAATATCTTTTAAGAATGTATTATGATATAGCACAGTTTATGATTGCTACAGTACTAACATGGCTACAAAGCCAGATATGTGGGCTATGAGATGTACCTGTATTGATCAGGATCTTCATTTAACGCTGTTATATATGCCTTGAAGATGGAATCCCGGTCCTCGTTGCTGGGGTACCCTTCCATGAGCTGATCGTAGACAGTAACAAAACCAAGAGCAAACACAGGATCGTACTGATAGGTTCTTTTGTATCTCATCAGATGTTGCTGAATCAAAAGTTCTTGTAGGACTGTACTGTAAATGCTTGGGATAGGGCGTTTGTATGACTTAAGGAAGTTCAGCTTTGTTTCTGCAACAGTAGGTGGGACATCTGCACAAGATTATAAATAAATTAGAAGGTGCACAAATAATTTCTGTACTATGCTGGCCCTGTCTAGTTCGCGAAAATGTTTGGGTTTTGACACTGtaacactttcgttgttatttgacaatgtATGTCCAATTattgactaattaggcttaaaagattcgtctagtgctaatcagttagaccgtgtaattagttatttttttcaactaaatttaatgttctatgcatgtgtccaaaaattcgatgtgacgggtactgtagaaaattttttgggaactaaacagggccttacacAAACAAGATGTTCTGCATCGGATCCAATAAGTTTTAGTGGGAATATATTGAACAGTGTGTGAGTTACCATGGTCCAGTAGAAAATACTTGATAAGTGATTTTAAGTGATTTACAATTTGTTTGAAAGTAGACATGACAAGTTGTTTGttaatttttttctcgaaccaACAATAGGACTGCGCGtcattatattaagaaggaTTAAGGATTGGTCTTACAAAATATAGGATTGGGCTTGTTATTGCATTGATCTCATTCTACACTGTATGCTAAAAGTCTATACTCTATAAATTAACTGCTCATGATTATATTCTACACGACAAAACTTCTTTGGGTGAAGAGTTGGATAGAGCTATGGATGCATAGAGctagaataaaaaaaaaactagaatttATTGCCAACAAAAGCCACACCAGCTCACTGCAGGGAGCAAGACGACCACCACAGAAGAATCTGAGTTAACATCGGTGAAGGAGGCACCACGGCTGGCAAGGCCAGGAATTGCACATTGGTGGGTGAAtttgggatgaggaggaagTTTCTTGCGGTGAATCGCACAGATTGGATAGTGATTGATTCGGATTCGCTAGCTTGAGATAGCGCTGCAGCTACAACCCCGACAGGACCCACAGAGATAGCTCACCGCCCGCCGTGGCCACACACCGCACCACCGAGCGCGAGGACCGCCGAGCCCTCGCGCTGAGCACGACGGTACCggagacggccgccgccgtggacgaCAGCCTCCACTCGGAGGCTCCGCGCAGCGCCGCGAAGGGAAGCGACGATATGGCCGCCATGGAGCACCCCTTTGGTCCTACAGCCGGTCGTTTcgccggacgcggcggcggctggtcggcgccgccgacgagggcAAAATGGTAAATGCAGGGGAGCGAGTGCGAGGAAAGGCTATTGTTCGTCTGGGTAGCGCGAGGGATGGGATCTTTCTTATCCGCTGCGCAGGTTCGTCGGCCACTATTACGTTGCCACGTGGCATGACATTCTTTTGATAGGAGATTTAATTTGTTTTTGATACTTTTTAAGGTTTTTTGGGCAATTTTTATGGGTACGAGAGGTTGGATTTGCTTGCGGCTTTGCAATTAGGATCTGGAATCTAGTGGACTGATGGCTTTGGTTTAGACTTTAGCAGCTAAATGTTTCCTGAAATGTTTGGTCCCTGTTACTTTCTCTTAGTGGTGTGTACGCAACaaaaacatatgaaaacattTTCTGAATAatttgaatgtttgtataaGTTGATGCTGTGTATTTTTTTTTACGAGATAATGTTCCTTCAATTCTAGGGCAAACGAGGTCTCATATCATAGAGCAACAAAGAACATGTATATGTGTGTTTGATAGCTAAATATTCGTGTAGCAAATATGCTTCTTTtaacctttgtatatctctaaCTCTAGCAAAAGCTGCAAACATTGCAGATATGTTTCTTCCTTGAAAGCTAATGTGAATTTGAAGTATCCTCTTCAATTAAGAAAAGCAGTAGTATAATTTCCTGTTGAGTGCGTAGCATAGATGTGAGCAAAAAATCACAGGAGGCTTATCCACCTGTATAACCTTTAGCTCTGATTTTATTAGATCTTAGTCCCTATAATAAATACTTTTTTAACCATCAATACTCATCCCTACTATAGTATGATAAATCCACAACACTTTACGTAAAAGGTTTTCCATAGCCATGTAGTAAGCATGGTAACAATAGCAACTTCTAAAATCTAAGTAGTGGTTATTTTTTAAGCGGATAGAAGTTCAATTAACTACTATTCTAGCCAATCATTTGGTGATGCTATTTCGAGCATTACTCTCACCGAAGCTATGGAATTGTTGTCCCAATAATGACCTTTTCTGGTCTCAATTGTAAAGAATAGCAATAATTAGTGTAAAATTAATAGAATATACTTAACAAATAAATGTGGTCCGGAGGTTAAGGGCATAAattgttaaaaaaatatttattatccATACAAATCACAAAAGCTTGTGAAACTCAATGGAATATTTAAACGCAAATTGTAGCTTGAGTTTAATTTATTGATGCCTCTGTTATCCAAACTCTTTAGTTGATGGTTGCTTTCCTCTTTAAGCAATAATAGAATTTTGACTTTTCCAATTGCACGTGTTGTATTTTCTCTTTTAAAGATAGTGTCTTCTTTCCCTCTCATACTTTTTCTCCTTCCAAGTGACATGTTTCTTTTCCTTTAGACATCTTACATAAAGGtgcataaacaattaacatTATGTTTTGCATTTTCATTTACATGCAGAGGTGTTGTTCTTTGAAGAAGAGACCTGATTCATACTTTTTAATATGTATAATGCACAGATGTTCCACAAGATAAGTAAAAGTATAAACTTAACAATTCTATTATAAGATAACAAAAACAATAACCACCTAATAATGAAAAATTATTGCTAGCTTATACACTAGCATTATAATATTGATCGTGTGATAGTTTATTACCCGTTATTAACCGTAGTTTATTTCCATTTAAACCTATTACCGGTTGTATCAATCACTTTAACACCGTATGCATTTGGCCACCACATCTCGCCACAATGCACCACAACTAGAGGTGCCAAAGGGTCTCAAATTTTATACAACTTAGATAATATAAGAATCGGGCTCTAAAAAGATCGAACTcttatcttatataattttaaattaaaagtATATAAGGATCAAGCTGGGTTATGAAGAGAGCACTAGGACCATAATACGTTACCACCTCTAACCAGTGGTGGAGCCACCAGTATGGCGAGCCGTGACGGCCGCCATACCTGGGGGGCCAAATGTATCATCCGACACTAGTTCTTACGAGGGGTCTGTCACCATAAAAATAGAGGTTTGTTCGGCTGAAAACTAGAGGAAAACGAAGATAAAACGTCTAGAGCATCCCCAACAAATTACCAATTTCTCTCCCTAATACTAAAAATATATTCTTTTGATAATGGGAGGTACTCCAACAGACTACCAATTTCATCGCCAatacctttttttttgtgatcgcCATAACACACCTCCCTCTTACTCAAATGTAGGGGGATTCCTCCCTCCACACTATCTTTTATCCTTTTGAGTAATCTGCTACAGCACAGACTACCAACacgtaaaaaaatattattggtaATGGAGAGAAAGAATATATAGAATGTGGGAGATAAGTAATCTGCTGCAAATAATTTTAGACTTTAGACTTTTGAATCGTCAGTCTATAACAAGCCTATTTTCCTAAAGTTGAACCATAAAAAATTAACGTACAAAGGTGTCATCACCCTCAGCTGCCTCTGCAGTTCTTCATTCTTTGCCGCTCCGTGCCTCCGCCATAAGTAGATTTTAATcatggctccgccactgcatcTAACCTCAACTTATAAATCTAGATTTCAGCGGATGTTTTGATTTGCTACCACACATGTGGCACGACTCGGCCACGATACGGCAGTTCATTTTTTACACCAAAGACTAGCTAAAGTTTGGTGCCATAATTAATCTCAAAAAAAGTTTGGTGCCATCATTTTGGTGCAGATCTGCAGCAGCATATTTAGTTGAGCGATAAACAGATTCTAATTTCTAAAATTGGAAGAAAACCGATGTTGCCACATATATCTAGAACTGTGAGGCAACACTACAACCTCAGGCCCTCAGCTCTATCTAAGGTTGTCCAAGTAAGCTGCTTACTGCAAAGAAAATTTTAGTGCGGTCATGGTGCACTACCGTAGATGCTGCCGCTCCTACACCGGCCACCATCGCCGGGGAAGAATTGACAAAAGCAAGCTGCAATCTACAATTGGACAGGAACATGTCTGCTTTCAGAGTTTCACTGCTGTCACCTCCTTCCTAGTTCCTCCGGCGGTGCATAGAAAAACAGTAGGATCCATCACGGGCCCATGATTAGCTTCactgtagcagcagcagcataaaGCCGCAGTCCACAGGCCATCATATAAAAGTCAACCGGAAAAAGACGCGATAAAAGGGGCGAGATCAAGGATGCAGAACGCACTGTAGCGAAAGCTGGAGGTGAACGTTGAAAGAAAAGGAGATCACTTTAGAAGACTGGGGAGCGTGAGCGCAGCCAGCCCGGACCACACAAGCCTCACCGCACCTGGCGTGGTAACTGGTAACTTGCCTCATGGCGATCTCCGGCGAGGAGAGGCACGCGCCCGCTGGAGGCGACTCCGGCGGCGGGAAGCTCTGGAACCTCTGCCGTATGCCCTTCCGGCAGGCGggcggggcgccggcgccggcgacaccgCAGTCGTCCTCGTCCGGGATCCACCACTCCGCTGGCCGGTACGGCCACGAGGCGCCCGTCGCTGGGGACGGAGGCGCGCAGGGGGCGTCGGCGGGATCGATCTCGTCCGTGGCCAAGTCGCTGctgcctgcccgccgccgcctcaggcTCGATCCGGCCAATAAGCTCTACTTCCCATGTGAGGACTTGAGAAATTAAAGCTCTTTTAACTCCTGCTTGTTTAATTATGGGATCTCCTCTCGAGTAGTCTGGGGAAGGAAAGTTGCCATTTTTGCCCGATCTGCTTAGGTCGCATGCCTAAAACCCTTTGATTCCGCCATGTTTTTCTGCAATTCTTTATTAGTTTTGCGCGATCTTAGCTATTCCGAAGTTACTGTGGAGGAAGTGGGATCTTGTAGGCCGATTTGGCGTGCTTGATCCTTGGAATGTGTTCGttggggtttggttttggtgggcGACTGGGATAATACCCTGGCTCCATTTCCACCAGGTTTTCTTGATCTTGGTGTAGATTGTACTGGTTATATCATCAATCTATGAGTTCGATAAATCTTAGTGGACACGTAGAAGTTCCAGCAGGGAGTACATTGGTGAATTTTAGTACAAGATTCTGAAACTGAACTTCAAGTAGGATGGTGTCCATAGCATTAATTATGTTGCCACCTCAGATTTTTTTTAGCTGATTTGGCACTATATTaaataagagagagagagagggatgagaTCATGAGAGGAAGAAATCGGGTCTCATGCAAGGCCTGTTTTGGATCTCATAAGGGGTTGTAAGAATCTGGATAGTGGATAAGGATTATAATCTGGATTCTGCCCCTAATAAATTACGTTATCCCTTTCTCGCCCCCCTCACTCATTCTCCAAATAATCTCCACATAGTAGGGTTGATTGATCGAGGAAGATAATTGGATTCTTATAGTCTGGGTGGTTGGATTCTTATAATCCACACAAGaatctggggggggggggggggggggtcgatcTCTGAGCAATGGTGTCTTCATAATAGGTGGGGAAGATTGGTGAGTGGTGGATAGGAGGGATAAGATTGAGTGAAATAATTAATTTCTTGGCCTATGGATAGACATGGTGCATTGGAAACAAAATGGTGTCCATGTGACATGGCAAGGTATGGAAACTACTTGCTGGTGTCTCACTGGGAATGCCCTAAGATTAGCATGTGTATAGCTTTAATGTCATATGTTGGTGTGATAAAATGTCTGTTTGCAGCAGTTGCTTGGTATCTAGCACTTGGGCGATAGAATTCCTACCCTGGTAGATGGGGGGAATGAGATTATGATCTACtttatttgcaattttttttgggcTGATTGTTGATGCTATGATGCACAAGTTTGCTGCAGCTGAACATTTAAATGATACATAATTATTGTGCTGTGGTAGAACTTTACCTATTGTGCAAATTTTGTGCAACTTTCTGGTGATCTTAGAATACTCTTAGATCTGTtagcataattttttattatcgTTTTGCGACATTCTGTTACATGAATAAGGCAGTTATTGTAGGTTGCAATGTTCAGAAAATTGTATTACCGGTTAACAGATCAGCAAACAATCAAATATGGCATGAAGGTTAAAGCCTAGTTTTCTGGGGTTCACAGAAACTCGAAATGAACTCCAGCAAATTATCAACTCTTTGAATGCCAAGTATCTTGTTACTATATTGAAGCTGAAATGCTGCCTAGGACTAGAATCCTTGTCAGAATCAGATAGTTACTATTCAATGGACAAGAAAAACTGTGATCCCGTCCTAGTTTCATTTGTGTTGTAGTTCTACCAGGTTTCTGCAGCCCTCGCTCTGGTCCAAGGTGAGGTGCTGTTTGCAATTGGACCAACCCCTTTCTCCTCTTACTagttaatacaaagatacgcagctctccttcatgttcgaggaaaaaaaatggacaAGAAAAATGCTTGATTGGCTAAATCATTCCCAGTCTTGATTTGCGTTCAGCTTAATAGTTAATACTTGCATAATCAGTTGTGTTCTTATGTTCTAATGAGTAACAGCACCAACAAACAAGAAGGAAGTTTCCATTCAATCTCATGTTTATTTAACATTTGCTATTTTGTGAAGACAAACTATTAGCTAATGACATTCCCATCTTTGCCTTGTATAGATGAACCAGGAAAGCAGGTCAAAAGTGCAATTAGGATAAAGAATACAAGCAAGTCTCATGTAGCATTTAAGGTTTGTATGTCATATCTCATTGCACAAGTCTATTCTAACATAGTATGTGTTGAATTAGCAGTGTATACACTAGTTTTGTTGGTAATGATTCATTTTTCTGTCTGTTAACTGACATTGAAATCACTAGTTTCAAACAACTGCACCCAAGAGTTGCTTCATGCGCCCTCCTGGAGCTGTCCTCGCCCCCGGGGAGACTGTTATAGCAACTGGTAATACTGCTATGACTTGGATCTGTACTTGAATAACAACAAGGTTTCCAGTGTTCTGTTTTTGTGCTTATCTTTTCATTTTCCTAACTTTCCAGTTTTTAAGTTTGTGGAGCACCCAGAGAATAATGAGAATATTCTACAGAAGTGCAAGGTCAAATTCAAGATTTTGAGCTTGAAGGTGAAGGGACAAATGGAATATGCACCAGAACTGGTTAGTAGCTTTTCCTGCGTTCTTGTTTGATTTCTTCCAAAATCATGGCTGGTTAAAGAGGTGGGAGAGTATGGTAACTGTAGAGGTGAGTGCCTTACCGCCTTAGTCATATGTGATGGCCTAGGTGGGAGGTCACGTGGTGGATCTCCTCTAAGGCTAAGAAAAAACTCCCAGAGATGATACTGTTCGTGTTGAAAAGGAAGTTTATGAGGTGGCAAGAGAGTTGACACATTGTTGGCAGACACCATGTGTAGGATGAGCTGGGCAAGGAGTCTTATTTCGAGCTTGTGGCTAAAGTAAGCCCACTAAGTTGGGTATTTAATTTATCGGGTGTCTGGTTTTGGGGACCTCCTCACCTAGGGTGGATTTGTCCTTTATGTGTATGATTTTGGCACCATTCTTATTGCATTAGACTGATTTTGGTAGGGTGACACCATTCTTGTTGCATTAGGCTTAAAAAGCTTATAAATGTTACATGCTGTGAAGGActagctcattttattccccaAACTGAACAAGCAAGATACATTCCGAGTTAGGATTAATTTACTGACCATTCTATTCCTGCAAACCAAACACCCAATAAGTTAGTTATGCAATTTAGTGATTAAGGACTGTTAGGGTGGATTATAAGGGTTGTTAAGGTTGGTTAGTGGTTGCCACATAATGAGAATTTATGGCATCTGCCTGTAATTTGATTGTAGAGAGTATTTGGGCTGAACCGTTACACGCTCGCAAGGTCCATATCACCCCCTTACCGTTAGTTTGTGTAATATATTACATGATATAAAGCAAAATCACATGTGCTCATTTTCTAGAGCCTTTTTCATGTGTACAGGGGAACTGAGAATTTTTGAGTGTTTATTTCTTCTTACTTACAATGCCATCTTTTCCTCGTAGGTTGATCCATGTCTTAGCTTTGCTGTCCAGTAAATTAAATTCTTTACTCTATGTTTCCAAACAATGTCTCAGTACTGTATTATTTTTGTAATACAAGGCATAGGCcgcgtttagttcgcgaaaagttgGGTGAAAAGtcactgtagcacgtttcgttgttacttgacaaataatgtccaatcatgaactaatttggcttaaaatattcatctcgtgctaatcagttagactgtgtaattagttatttttttcaactacatttaatgcttcatgcatgtgtccgccaagagctgtcgcagccaggacgcctccgccacgccgttagcgacagcccggtactccgcctcggcactggagcgggagacaaccggctgccgcttggacgaccaggagaccaggttgccgcccaggaagacggcgtagccggaggtggagcgacgagtgtccgggcagccagcccagtcagcgtcggtgtagaccaccagctcagtagaggacgagcggtgaagtaccaggccgaggtccacagtgccacggacgtaccggaggagacgcttcagcgcagcaaggtgtgactcccggggatcatgcatgtggagacagacctgctgaacagcgtaggtgaggtccggcctggtgaaggtgaggtactgcaaagcgccggccagactccggtaggctgtagggtcagccaccggatcacccagatcagcagatagcttcgcctgagtgtctactggagtggagcagggcttgcaatcagtcatcccagcccgctccagaatatcgagggcgtactgccgctggtgcagaaggagaccagacgggcgaggctcaacagtgacacccaagaagtggtggagctgaccaagatccttcatagcgaactcctgctgcagagaggagatgacactctgaagcaactgctgactggaagctgtgagcacaatgtcatcgacatatagcagcagatatgtcgtctcatccccacggtggtagatgaagagagacgtgtcagacttggcctcggtgaaccccagtgtcagcaagaacatggcgaaccgagagtaccaagcccgtggagcctgcttcagtccatatagagacttgttgagccggcagaccatatccggacgactcgagtccacaaatcccgcaggctgagagcagtaaacagtctctgacaaggtgccgtgaagaaatgcattcttcacgtccagctggtgcacaggccaagtgcgcgagagcgcaagcgagagaaccgtgcgcaccgtagcgggcttcacgaccgggctgaaagtctcatcatagtccacaccaggccgctgagtgaacccccggagaacccagcgagccttgtagcgctccagtgtgccgtcagctcgacgcttatgcgtccagatccacttgccagtcaccacattgcaaccagacggacgcggcatgaggtcccacgtctggttggcaagaagagccgcgtactctttttccatcgcgcgacgccagtgaggatccgccaaggcttCGCGGACAGatgagggtaccggagagacccgcggctctccctcggtagcggagagagtcgcggcctgggacgccatccgccgagtcaccatgggatggatatgccgagaatcccgatggacgactggcgggtggtacacctccggctctgcTCGAGAggaagccggaggaggcggcggcggcgacggctccggtgtcggcgtcgcaggagcctccggagcgggaggcggcgccggtgtcgacgcggAACGgcgctggtacacctgcaccggctcagcgtaccgccgcggcgccgaggtcggcgccgagcgacgccggtacacctgcaccggctgagcgtaccgcgcaggggcaggggaaggcaccggggccgcgcgtggcgcgaccgcgggtacCGGGGCCGCgtttggcgcagcagggatcaccggaagtggtgccggtgcgccgggaatacctgcaggaaaaggacagacaggtaacggtggctggaccaccgggtcagtcggaaacagggacgccagctcgggatcaggagaaggtgtggaagatgtggagtaggggaaatccgactcgtcgaagacaacgtgtcgggagatcagaacgcggcgagaggtgaggtcaaaacatcggtaccccttgtggtcaggggagtacccaaggaacacacaa
This window contains:
- the LOC120691299 gene encoding protein THYLAKOID FORMATION1, chloroplastic-like — protein: MAAISSLPFAALRGASEWRLSSTAAAVSGTVVLSARARRSSRSVVRCVATAGDVPPTVAETKLNFLKSYKRPIPSIYSTVLQELLIQQHLMRYKRTYQYDPVFALGFVTVYDQLMEGYPSNEDRDSIFKAYITALNEDPDQYRADAQKMEEWARSQNGNSLVDFSRDGEIEAILKDISERAKGTGNFSYSRFFAVGLFRLLELANATEPTVLDKLCAALNVNKRSVDRDLDVYRNILSKLVQAKELLKEYIDREKKKREERSEAPKPNEAVTKFDGNLYSMRH
- the LOC120691308 gene encoding vesicle-associated protein 4-2-like, translating into MAISGEERHAPAGGDSGGGKLWNLCRMPFRQAGGAPAPATPQSSSSGIHHSAGRYGHEAPVAGDGGAQGASAGSISSVAKSLLPARRRLRLDPANKLYFPYEPGKQVKSAIRIKNTSKSHVAFKFQTTAPKSCFMRPPGAVLAPGETVIATVFKFVEHPENNENILQKCKVKFKILSLKVKGQMEYAPELFDEQKDQAVVEKILKVVFLDINGQSPQLEKLNNQLAEAEAALEARKKPPEENGPKIVGEGLVIDEWKERRERYLAQQQVEVVDSV